Proteins encoded in a region of the Flavobacterium sp. MDT1-60 genome:
- a CDS encoding HU family DNA-binding protein → MNKSELIDAIAADAGITKAAAKLALESFLGNVGATLKKGGRVSLVGFGSWSVSARAARDGRNPQTGKTIQIAAKNVVKFKAGAELEGAVN, encoded by the coding sequence ATGAACAAATCAGAATTAATCGATGCTATCGCTGCTGATGCAGGAATTACAAAAGCTGCGGCAAAATTGGCTTTAGAATCATTTTTAGGAAACGTAGGAGCTACTTTGAAAAAAGGTGGTAGAGTTTCATTAGTAGGTTTTGGATCTTGGTCAGTATCTGCTAGAGCTGCTAGAGACGGTAGAAACCCTCAAACAGGAAAAACTATTCAAATCGCTGCTAAGAATGTTGTAAAATTCAAAGCTGGAGCTGAATTAGAAGGTGCAGTGAACTAA
- the fmt gene encoding methionyl-tRNA formyltransferase, whose product MEKLRIIFMGTPEFAVGILDTIIKNNYDVVGVITAADKPAGRGQKIKYSAVKDYALANNLTLLQPTNLKDEAFLAELKALNANLQIVVAFRMLPKVVWEMPGLGTFNLHASLLPNYRGAAPINWAIINGETKTGVTTFFIDDKIDTGAMILNSEIAIEPEESAGQLHDRLMLLGSETVIDTLKVIENGNVTTTIQEDNEEIKTAYKLNKENCKIDWTKSGAEINNLIRGLSPYPASWCFLKDKEEDQSIKIYEAKLVSEAHSYEVGSLICSKKEIKVAIQDGFLQLLSLQLPGKKRMQVAELLNGITFSDTAKVY is encoded by the coding sequence ACGATGTTGTTGGCGTGATTACGGCTGCAGACAAGCCAGCGGGGCGCGGACAAAAAATAAAATACTCGGCAGTGAAAGATTATGCACTGGCGAACAATCTTACTTTATTACAACCAACCAATTTAAAAGATGAAGCTTTTTTAGCAGAGCTAAAAGCTTTAAACGCCAATTTACAAATTGTGGTTGCTTTTAGAATGTTGCCTAAAGTAGTTTGGGAAATGCCAGGTTTAGGAACCTTTAATCTTCACGCATCCTTATTACCAAATTATCGTGGTGCAGCACCTATTAACTGGGCTATTATTAATGGAGAAACTAAAACCGGTGTTACCACTTTTTTTATCGACGATAAAATTGATACCGGAGCAATGATTTTGAATTCGGAAATTGCTATTGAACCAGAAGAAAGTGCCGGACAATTACACGACCGTTTAATGTTATTAGGAAGCGAAACTGTTATTGACACTTTAAAAGTGATCGAAAACGGAAATGTAACTACAACGATTCAGGAAGATAACGAAGAAATTAAAACGGCTTACAAACTCAACAAAGAAAACTGCAAAATTGATTGGACAAAATCCGGTGCTGAAATCAACAATTTGATTAGAGGTTTAAGTCCATATCCTGCTTCGTGGTGTTTTTTGAAAGATAAAGAGGAAGACCAATCTATTAAAATATATGAAGCAAAATTGGTTTCAGAAGCACATTCTTACGAAGTTGGAAGTTTGATTTGTAGCAAAAAAGAAATCAAAGTTGCAATTCAGGATGGCTTTTTACAGCTATTGAGTTTGCAATTACCCGGCAAAAAGAGAATGCAAGTGGCAGAATTGCTAAATGGGATAACTTTTTCTGATACTGCAAAGGTGTATTAA
- a CDS encoding aminotransferase class IV: MINFNGNIAAENDNILTQNRAFLYGDGVFETLKIINNKILFLEDHYFRLMASMRVVRMEIPMNFTMEFFEEQVLKLVHEKGISASARVRITVFRNDGGLYLPKTNEVSYLIHATPLDKASYALNTSEYEVDLYKDFYVTKQLLSSIKTTNKMINVTGSIFAHENGLANCLLVNDTKNVVEGLQGNLFMLIGKKLITPPISEGCLNGIMRKQILVLAKKLDGIEVLEEIISPFDLQKADELFLTNVITGIQPITKYRKKEFRSDLAHLLVQKLNESISEN, encoded by the coding sequence ATGATCAATTTTAATGGAAACATAGCAGCGGAAAACGATAATATATTAACTCAAAATCGCGCTTTTTTGTATGGTGATGGTGTTTTTGAAACACTGAAAATAATCAACAACAAAATTCTGTTTCTGGAAGATCATTATTTTAGGCTAATGGCTTCAATGCGTGTGGTTAGAATGGAAATTCCAATGAACTTTACAATGGAGTTCTTTGAAGAGCAAGTTTTAAAATTAGTTCATGAAAAAGGAATTTCGGCTTCAGCAAGAGTCCGAATTACTGTTTTTAGAAATGATGGTGGTTTGTATTTGCCAAAAACAAATGAAGTCTCCTATTTAATTCATGCAACTCCTCTTGACAAAGCTTCTTATGCATTAAATACGTCTGAATATGAAGTCGATTTGTATAAAGATTTCTATGTGACCAAACAATTATTATCGTCGATTAAAACGACGAATAAAATGATAAATGTGACCGGAAGTATTTTTGCTCACGAAAATGGTTTGGCAAATTGCCTTTTAGTAAACGACACGAAAAACGTAGTTGAAGGTTTACAGGGTAATTTATTTATGTTGATAGGTAAAAAACTAATTACACCTCCAATTTCTGAAGGATGTCTGAATGGAATAATGCGCAAACAAATTTTAGTTTTAGCTAAGAAATTGGATGGCATAGAAGTACTTGAAGAAATAATTTCGCCATTTGACCTTCAAAAAGCTGACGAATTATTTCTCACAAATGTAATCACAGGAATACAGCCGATAACCAAATATCGAAAAAAGGAGTTTAGAAGTGATCTGGCGCATTTATTAGTGCAAAAGCTAAATGAATCCATTTCTGAAAATTAA
- a CDS encoding YqgE/AlgH family protein: MISEKLKKGHLLIAEPSIIGDLSFNRSVILLADHNKEGSIGFIINKPLKYTINDLIPEIDATFKIYNGGPVEQDNLYFIHNIPELIPNSVEISNGIYWGGDFESTKDLINDGSISKNNIRFFLGYTGWDENQLESEMQGNSWIITDNSYKNKIIGKSTTHFWKEQIIELGGDYLIWSNAPENPYLN, translated from the coding sequence ATGATTTCAGAAAAATTAAAAAAAGGACACCTGCTTATTGCCGAACCTTCTATAATTGGAGATTTATCATTTAATAGATCGGTAATTTTATTAGCAGACCATAACAAAGAAGGATCAATAGGTTTTATCATTAATAAACCATTAAAATACACTATTAATGATCTAATACCTGAAATTGACGCCACTTTCAAGATATATAACGGAGGCCCTGTAGAACAAGACAACCTTTATTTTATTCACAATATTCCAGAGTTAATCCCGAATAGTGTTGAGATTTCTAATGGAATTTATTGGGGAGGTGATTTCGAATCTACTAAAGACTTAATAAACGACGGATCTATTAGCAAAAATAATATTCGTTTTTTCTTAGGATATACCGGTTGGGACGAAAATCAGCTCGAGAGTGAAATGCAAGGAAACTCCTGGATCATTACTGATAATAGTTATAAAAACAAAATTATCGGCAAGTCTACCACACATTTCTGGAAAGAGCAAATTATTGAACTTGGCGGTGATTATCTTATATGGTCAAATGCACCTGAGAATCCATATCTGAATTAA
- a CDS encoding START-like domain-containing protein, whose protein sequence is MDPKIRYEIEFPINSSPQLLYQYISTPSGLSEWFADNVNSRGEFFTFIWNDSQEKARLASKKTGEKVKFKWVDESSKDTEYFFELHILVDELTKDVSLMVVDFAEKEEVGEAKQLWENQISDLKHLIGSV, encoded by the coding sequence ATGGATCCAAAAATACGTTACGAAATCGAGTTTCCTATAAATTCTTCGCCGCAATTATTATATCAATATATATCAACCCCTTCAGGTTTGTCAGAATGGTTTGCAGACAATGTAAACTCAAGAGGTGAATTCTTTACTTTCATCTGGAATGACTCGCAGGAAAAAGCGCGTTTGGCTTCTAAAAAAACGGGAGAAAAAGTCAAATTCAAATGGGTTGACGAAAGCAGCAAGGATACTGAGTATTTTTTCGAATTGCATATTTTAGTTGATGAATTAACTAAAGATGTATCATTAATGGTGGTTGATTTCGCTGAAAAAGAAGAAGTAGGAGAAGCTAAACAATTGTGGGAGAATCAGATTTCAGATCTGAAACATCTTATAGGTTCTGTTTAG